The following are encoded in a window of Pyrenophora tritici-repentis strain M4 chromosome 6, whole genome shotgun sequence genomic DNA:
- a CDS encoding AraJ, Arabinose efflux permease produces the protein MADKYDGAEEREYVHPPTHHKMSAGRYIATRIPTLKPAHDKVANPIALLRMLNLQQWLFFLVAFFAWTWDAFDFFTVSLTVSDLAETFGKTKTNITWGITLVLMLRSVGSIIFGLAADRYGRKWPFIVNNLLFIVLELGTGFCSTYKEFLAVRALFGIAMGGLYGNAAATALEDCPEQARGIISGMLQQGYAFGYLLATVFSRAFVNTVGHGWRPLFWFGAGPPVLIILFRLCLPETKAYLERKRLREEEPNAAKVFFEEGKVALKRHWMVLVYLVLLMAGFNFMSHGSQDLYPTMLSNQYNFSPNQVTVTQVVANLGAMCGGTIVGYSSSIFGRRICIIVMCVIGGALLYPYTFTSSNAVIAAAFFQQFCVQGAWGVIPIHLMELSPGAFRTFVVGTSYQLGNLASSASSTIEATIGEQFPLPPKGKTERYKYGLVICIFMGCVYAYVILLTAIGPEYRGKNFDAAADEDLAVVTGANDKLGGRHDSEVEAKDHV, from the exons ATGGCGGATAAGTACGATGGCGCTGAGGAGCGTGAATACGTTCATCCCCCTACCCATCACAAGATGTCGGCTGGTCGCTACATCGCAACGCGCATTCCGACGCTCAAACCCGCACACGACAAGGTGGCTAATCCGATTGCTCTGCTCCGCATGTTGAACCTGCAGCAATGGCTTTTCTTCCTTGTCGCCTTTTTCGCTTGGACGTGGGATGCGTTTGACTTCTTCACTGTCTCCTTGACTGTGTCGGATCTGGCTGAGACGTTTGGCAAGACAAAGACGAATATTACGTGGGGTATCACGCTGGTGCTTATGCTGAGGAGCGTGGGTAGTATCATCTTTGGTTTGGCGGCCGATCGGTATGGGAGGAAGTGGCCGTTTATTGTTAATAATTTGTTGTTTATTGTGTTGGAGTTAGGGACGGGGTTTTGCTCTACGTATAAAGAGTTCTTGGCGGTTAGGGCGTTGTTTGGTATTGCTATGGGTGGGTTGTATGGGAATGCTGCTGCTACTG CCCTTGAAGACTGCCCTGAACAAGCCCGTGGTATCATCTCGGGTATGCTACAACAAGGGTATGCCTTTGGATACCTTCTCGCCACTGTCTTCTCCCGCGCTTTTGTCAACACCGTCGGCCATGGATGGCGCCCACTTTTCTGGTTCGGTGCCGGACCCCCTGTCCTAATTATCCTCTTCCGTCTCTGTCTCCCAGAAACGAAAGCTTACCTCGAGCGCAAGCGACTCCGCGAAGAAGAGCCCAACGCAGCCAAGGTATTTTTTGAAGAGGGCAAGGTCGCACTGAAGCGTCACTGGATGGTGCTTGTGTACCTTGTGTTGTTGATGGCTGGCTTCAACTTCATGTCGCATGGAAGTCAGGATCTATACCCCACCATGTTGAGCAACCAGTACAACTTCTCTCCTAACCAGGTCACCGTCACTCAGGTCGTCGCCAACCTAGGCGCCATGTGCGGCGGTACTATCGTTGGATATTCGTCCTCCATCTTCGGTCGTCGCATATGTATAATTGTCATGTGTGTCATCGGCGGCGCACTCCTCTACCCATACACCTTCACCTCCAGCAACGCCGTCATAGCTGCGGCCTTCTTCCAACAATTCTGCGTCCAAGGTGCCTGGGGCGTCATTCCCATCCACCTCATGGAACTCTCACCCGGCGCCTTCCGTACCTTTGTCGTCGGAACAAGTTATCAGCTCGGTAACCTTGCGTCCTCGGCCTCCTCCACAATTGAAGCCACAATTGGCGAGCAATTCCCGCTACCACCAAAGGGAAAGACGGAGCGGTACAAGTACGGTCTTGTCATTTGCATCTTCATGGGCTGTGTCTATGCATACGTTATCCTGTTGACGGCAATCGGACCAGAGTACCGGGGCAAGAACTTTGATGCTGCTGCGGATGAAGACCTGGCAGTTGTAACCGGCGCGAACGACAAATTAGGTGGGAGACATGATAGCGAGGTCGAGGCCAAAGACCATGTGTGA
- a CDS encoding alpha-amylase A type-3 precursor, which yields MLLLNRLATVLFSITSVVNAADTAAWKSRSIYFVLTDRIARSSSDAGGSACSNLGNYCGGTFKGLQAKLDYIQGLGFDSIWITPVVSNKAAGYHGYWAEDLYKINSNYGTAADLKSLTAAAHAKGMYVMVDVVANHMGPGAVTANQPAPLNLSSTYHTPCAIDYSNQNSVEVCEIAGLPDINTSLTSVRDTFKTWISYLVKEYSFDGVRIDTVKHVEKDFWPGFAAAAGVYSIGEVFDGNPDYLAQYAKLMPGLLNYAVYYPMNNFYQQKGSSQALVDMMNTVSSTFPDPAALGTFLDNHDNKRWLAVKNDKTLLTNCLAYVILARGIPIVYYGTEQGYAGGDDPANREDLWRSSFSTNTDMYQNIKKLTAARKSAGGLGGNDHVHLYVAATAYAWSRAGGNLVVLTTNSGSTSNAQHCFNTQKANGRWIDVYGSQGTVTADGSGNICVNVKNGNPVVLLASSGTPTTGTTLTTRTATGVATGCPTTVSVTFTDRVVTVPGDTIKMTGNTAQLGNWTPANGLTLSAASYTSSNPIWTITVPLAAGSTIQYKFAKISSGGTTSWENDPNRSYTAPKCQASDSVNTTFQ from the exons ATGTTGTTACTCAACCGCCTTGCCACCGTTCTCTTCTCCATCACTTCCGTTGTCAACGCGGCTGATACCGCCGCCTGGAAGTCTCGCAGCATCTACTTCGTCTTGACCGATCGTATTGCTCGCAGCAGTAGTGATGCTGGTGGCAGCGCATGCAGCAACCTCGGCAACTACTGCGGTGGGACGTTCAAAGGTCTTCAAGCCAAGCTTGACTACATTCAAGGACTAGGTTTTGATTCCATCTGGATCACTCCGGTCGTTTCGA ACAAGGCTGCTGGATACCATGGCTACTGGGCCGAGGATCTGTACAAAATCAACTCAAACTATGGCACAGCTGCCGACCTGAAGAGCTTGACGGCTGCTGCCCATGCAAAGGGCATGTACGTCATGGTTGATGTTGTTGCTAACCATATGGGCCCGGGTGCTGTTACCGCCAACCAACCCGCACCGCTGAACCTGTCTTCAACTTACCACACTCCCTGCGCTATCGACTACAGCAATCAGAACAGTGTCGAGGTATGCGAAATTGCCGGTCTTCCCGACATCAACACGTCTCTCACCTCGGTCCGCGACACATTCAAGACCTGGATTTCCTACCTTGTCAAGGAGTACAGCTTCGACGGCGTCCGCATCGACACTGTCAAGCACGTTGAGAAGGACTTCTGGCCAGGCTTTGCTGCTGCAGCTGGTGTCTACAGCATCGGCGAAGTATTTGATGGAAACCCAGACTACCTTGCCCAGTACGCCAAGCTCATGCCCGGTCTGCTGAACTATGCGGTTTACTATCCCATGAACAACTTCTATCAGCAGAAGGGCTCATCTCAAGCACTCGTAGATATGATGAACACAGTCAGCAGCACGTTCCCGGATCCTGCGGCACTTGGTACTTTCCTCGACAACCACGACAACAAGCGTTGGTTGGCCGTGAAGAACGACAAAACCCTGCTTACAAACTGTTTGGCTTACGTCATCCTCGCACGTGGTATTCCCATCGTGTACTACGGGACTGAGCAAGGCTACGCTGGTGGCGATGACCCAGCCAACCGAGAGGACCTCTGGCGAAGCAGCTTCAGCACCAACACCGACATGTACCAGAACATTAAGAAGTTGACAGCCGCAAGGAAGTCGGCAGGAGGTCTAGGCGGAAATGACCACGTCCATCTCTATGTGGCCGCCACCGCCTATGCCTGGAGTCGCGCAGGAGGCAACCTTGTCGTCCTTACCACAAACAGCGGAAGCACCTCCAACGCGCAGCACTGCTTCAACACCCAGAAGGCCAACGGCAGATGGATCGACGTATACGGAAGCCAGGGCACAGTGACCGCCGACGGCAGCGGTAACATCTGTGTGAATGTCAAGAACGGCAACCCTGTGGTCCTCCTCGCCTCCTCCGGCACACCCACCACCGGCACTACTCTCACCACACGCACAGCCACTGGCGTTGCCACCGGATGCCCAACCACAGTTTCTGTAACCTTCACTGACCGCGTTGTCACTGTTCCCGGCGACACAATCAAGATGACAGGCAACACCGCTCAGCTGGGTAACTGGACCCCAGCCAACGGACTTACCCTTTCAGCAGCGAGCTACACCTCAAGCAACCCAATCTGGACCATCACAGTACCGTTGGCCGCTGGATCAACCATCCAGTACAAGTTTGCGAAGATTAGCAGCGGAGGCACCACCAGCTGGGAGAACGACCCGAACCGCTCTTACACTGCGCCCAAGTGCCAGGCAAGCGATAGTGTGAACACTACGTTTCAATGA
- a CDS encoding Glyco-hydro-61 multi-domain protein gives MKTSALLIAAGATLASAHYTLPSINGDGTWVHVRQAKNWQDNGFVGDVTSSDIRCNQLRPGTSGALSVAAGSSVKVSVNPNAYHPGPFQSYLAKVPEGQDVNTWDPTGAVWFRIYAEQPKFGSQLTWLSAANYNINIPSCIAPGKYLMRNEHIAIHTAGTRGGAQFYLSCAQIEVTGGGSKTPTNLVAFPGAYSATDPGILININYPIPTSYKNPGPPTFTC, from the exons ATGAAGACTTCTGCTCTCCTCATCGCTGCTGGTGCGACACTGGCTAGTGCTCACT ACACCCTACCCTCCATCAACGGCGACGGCACCTGGGTTCACGTCCGCCAAGCCAAGAACTGGCAAGACAACGGCTTCGTCGGCGACGTCACGAGCTCCGACATCCGCTGCAACCAGCTCCGCCCCGGTACCTCTGGCGCCCTCAGCGTAGCCGCCGGCTCCTCAGTCAAAGTCAGCGTAAACCCAAATGCGTACCACCCGGGCCCCTTCCAATCGTACCTCGCCAAGGTGCCGGAAGGTCAGGATGTGAACACCTGGGATCCTACCGGTGCTGTGTGGTTTAGGATTTATGCTGAACAGCCAAAGTTCGGGAGTCAGTTGACTTGGTTGA GCGCCGCAAACTACAACATCAACATCCCCTCGTGCATCGCGCCAGGCAAATACCTCATGCGCAACGAGCACATTGCGATACACACTGCCGGTACAAGAGGCGGTGCGCAATTCTACCTTTCTTGCGCCCAGATTGAAGTCACGGGTGGTGGCAGCAAGACGCCGACCAACTTGGTGGCTTTCCCCGGTGCTTATAGTGCGACGGATCCGGGTATTTTGATTAATATCAATTACCCGATTCCTACAAGTTACAAGAACCCTGGTCCTCCGACGTTTACCTGCTAG